A single genomic interval of Gossypium raimondii isolate GPD5lz chromosome 11, ASM2569854v1, whole genome shotgun sequence harbors:
- the LOC105803976 gene encoding LOW QUALITY PROTEIN: thylakoid lumenal 17.4 kDa protein, chloroplastic (The sequence of the model RefSeq protein was modified relative to this genomic sequence to represent the inferred CDS: inserted 1 base in 1 codon), with protein sequence MVTLSTPLSHNSLSSPELSTKRHGCPLHQXHVPLRVTCSSSASKCVPKSKESSSPFKELRTVACGFLAVCTVATASPVIAANQRLPPLSTEPNRCERAFVGNTIGQENGVYDKPLDLRFCNYTNEKLNLKGKSIAAALMSDARFDGADMSEAVMSKAYAVGASFKGTDFSNAVLDRVDFRKANLQGAIFKNTVLSGSTFDNAQLEDAVFEDTIIGYIDIQKLCTNTSISAEGRVELGCR encoded by the exons ATGGTGACCCTTTCAACTCCACTCTCCCATAACTCTTTATCCTCTCCAGAATTATCAACGAAACGCCATGGTTGTCCTCTTCATC CCCATGTACCTCTCAGAGTCACCTGTTCTTCTTCTG CTAGCAAATGTGTTCCCAAATCCAAGGAAAGCTCGTCTCCCTTTAAGGAACTGAGGACTGTAGCTTGTGGCTTTCTTGCTGTATGCACCGTTGCTACTGCCTCGCCTGTAATTGCTGCCAATCAG AGGCTTCCTCCGTTGTCAACAGAGCCGAACCGATGCGAGCGTGCATTCGTTGGTAACACCATAGGTCAGGAAAATGGTGTGTACGATAAGCCGCTCGATCTACGCTTCTGCAATTACACTAACGAGAAATTGAACCTCAAGGGGAAATCTATTGCGGCTGCACTTATGTCGGATGCTAGGTTTGATGGTGCAGACATGTCTGAAGCTGTGATGTCAAAGGCTTATGCTGTTGGAGCTAGCTTCAAAG GTACAGACTTCTCGAATGCGGTTTTGGATCGAGTTGATTTCAGAAAAGCGAATCTGCAAGGAGCTATATTCAAGAACACAGTGTTATCTGGTTCAACATTCGACAATGCGCAGCTTGAAGATGCAGTTTTCGAAGATACCATCATCGGTTACATTGATATTCAGAAGCTTTGTACCAACACAAGCATCAGTGCTGAAGGAAGAGTTGAGTTGGGTTGCCGATGA